In one window of Gorilla gorilla gorilla isolate KB3781 chromosome 2, NHGRI_mGorGor1-v2.1_pri, whole genome shotgun sequence DNA:
- the SEMA3B gene encoding semaphorin-3B isoform X1, which produces MGRAGAAAVIPGLALLWAVGLGSAAPSPPRLRLSFQELQAWHGLQTFSLERTCCYEALLVDEERGRLFVGAENHVASLNLDNISKRAKKLAWPAPVEWREECNWAGKDIGTECMNFVKLLHAYNSTHLLACGTGAFHPTCAFVEVGHRAEEPVLRLDPGRIEDGKGKSPYDPRHRSASVLVGEELYSGVAADLMGRDFTIFRSLGQRPSLRTEPHDSRWLNEPKFVKVFWIPESENPDDDKIYFFFRETAVETAPALGRLSVSRVGQICRNDVGGQRSLVNKWTTFLKARLVCSVPGVEGDTHFDQLQDVFLLSSRDHRTPLLYAVFSTSSSIFQGSAVCVYSMNDVRRAFLGPFAHKEGPMHQWVSYQGRVPYPRPGMCPSKTFGTFSSTKDFPDDVIQFARNHPLMYNSVLPIGGRPLFLQVGANYTFTQIAADRVAAADGHYDVLFIGTDAGTVLKVISVPKGSRPSAEGLLLEELHVFEDSAAVTSMQISSKRHQLYVASRSAVAQIALHRCAAHGRVCTECCLARDPYCAWDGVACTRFQPSAKRRFRRQDVRNGDPSTLCSGDSSRPALLEHKVFGVEGSSAFLECEPRSLQARVEWTFQRAGVTAHTQVLAEERTERTARGLLLRRLRRRDSGVYLCAAVEQGFTQPLRRLSLHVLSATQAERLARAEEAAPVAPPGPKLWYRDFLQLVEPGGGGSANSLRMCRPQPPLQSLPVESRRKGRNRRTHAPEPRAERGPRSATHW; this is translated from the exons ATGGGGCGGGCCGGGGCTGCCGCCGTGATCCCGGGCCTGGCCCTGCTCTGGGCAGTGGGGCTGGGGAGTGCCGCCCCCAGCCCCCCACGCCTTCGGCTCTCCTTCCAAG AGCTCCAGGCCTGGCATGGTCTCCAGACTTTCAGCCTGGAGCGAACCTGCTGTTACGAGGCCTTGCTGGTGGATGAGGAGCGTGGACGCCTGTTTGTGGGCGCCGAGAACCATGTGGCCTCCCTCAACCTGGACAATATCAGCAAGCGGGCCAAGAAG CTGGCCTGGCCGGCCCCTGTGGAATGGCGAGAGGAGTGCAACTGGGCAGGGAAGGACATTGGT ACTGAGTGCATGAACTTCGTGAAGTTGCTGCATGCCTACAACAGCACCCATTTGCTGGCCTGTGGCACGGGAGCCTTCCACCCAACCTGTGCCTTTGTGGAAGTGGGCCACCGGGCAGAG GAGCCCGTCCTCCGGCTGGACCCAGGAAGGATAGAGGATGGCAAGGGGAAGAGTCCTTATGACCCCAGGCATCGGTCCGCCTCCGTGCTGGTGG GGGAGGAGCTATACTCAGGGGTGGCAGCAGACCTCATGGGACGAGACTTTACCATCTTTCGCAGCCTAGGGCAACGTCCGAGTCTCCGAACAGAGCCACACGACTCCCGCTGGCTCAATG AGCCCAAGTTTGTCAAGGTATTTTGGATCCCGGAGAGCGAGAACCCAGACGACGACAAAATCTACTTCTTCTTTCGTGAGACGGCGGTAGAGACGGCGCCGGCACTGGGACGCCTGTCCGTGTCCCGCGTTGGCCAGATCTGCCGG AACGACGTGGGCGGCCAgcgcagcctggtcaacaagtgGACGACGTTCCTGAAGGCGCGGCTGGTGTGCTCGGTGCCCGGCGTCGAGGGCGACACCCACTTCGATCAGCTCC AGGATGTGTTTCTGTTGTCCTCGCGGGACCACCGGACCCCGCTGCTCTATGCCGTCTTCTCCACGTCCAG CAGCATCTTCCAGGGCTCTGCGGTGTGCGTGTACAGCATGAACGACGTGCGCCGGGCCTTCTTGGGACCCTTTGCACACAAGGAGGGGCCCATGCACCAGTGGGTGTCATACCAGGGTCGCGTCCCCTACCCGCGGCCAGGCATG tgcCCCAGCAAGACCTTTGGCACCTTCAGTTCCACCAAGGACTTCCCAGACGATGTCATCCAGTTTGCGCGGAACCACCCCCTCATGTACAACTCTGTCCTGCCTATTGGGGGGCGCCCTCTTTTCCTACAAGTTGGAGCCAATTACACCTTCACTCAAATTGCCGCGGACCGGGTTGCAGCCGCTGACGGACACTATGACGTCCTCTTCATTGGCACAG ACGCTGGCACGGTGCTGAAGGTGATCTCGGTCCCCAAGGGCAGTAGGCCCAGCGCAGAGGGGCTGCTCCTGGAGGAGCTGCACGTGTTTGAG GACTCGGCCGCTGTCACCAGCATGCAAATTTCTTCCAAGAGG CACCAGCTGTACGTAGCCTCGCGGAGCGCGGTGGCCCAGATCGCGTTGCACCGCTGCGCTGCCCACGGCCGCGTCTGCACCGAATGCTGTCTGGCGCGTGACCCCTACTGCGCCTGGGACGGGGTCGCGTGCACGCGCTTCCAGCCCAGTGCCAAGAG GCGGTTCCGGCGGCAAGACGTAAGGAATGGCGACCCCAGCACGTTGTGCTCCGGAG ACTCGTCTCGTCCCGCGCTGCTGGAACACAAGGTGTTCGGCGTGGAGGGCAGCAGCGCCTTTCTGGAGTGTGAGCCCCGCTCGCTGCAGGCGCGCGTGGAGTGGACTTTCCAGCGCGCAGGGGTGACAGCCCACACCCAG GTGCTGGCAGAGGAGCGCACCGAGCGCACCGCCCGGGGACTACTGCTGCGCAGGCTGCGGCGCCGGGACTCGGGCGTGTACTTGTGCGCCGCCGTCGAGCAGGGCTTTACGCAACCGCTGCGTCGCCTGTCGCTGCACGTGTTGAGTGCTACGCAGGCCGAACGGCTGGCGCGGGCCGAGGAGGCGGCGCCTGTCGCGCCGCCGGGCCCCAAACTCTGGTACCGGGACTTTCTACAGCTGGTGGAGCCGGGCGGCGGTGGCAGCGCGAACTCCCTGCGCATGTGCCGCCCGCAGCCTCCGCTGCAGTCACTGCCCGTGGAGTCGCGGAGAAAGGGCCGTAACCGGAGGACCCACGCCCCTGAGCCTCGCGCTGAGCGGGGGCCGCGCAGCGCAACGCACTGGTGA
- the SEMA3B gene encoding semaphorin-3B isoform X4, with the protein MNDVRRAFLGPFAHKEGPMHQWVSYQGRVPYPRPGMCPSKTFGTFSSTKDFPDDVIQFARNHPLMYNSVLPIGGRPLFLQVGANYTFTQIAADRVAAADGHYDVLFIGTDAGTVLKVISVPKGSRPSAEGLLLEELHVFEDSAAVTSMQISSKRHQLYVASRSAVAQIALHRCAAHGRVCTECCLARDPYCAWDGVACTRFQPSAKRRFRRQDVRNGDPSTLCSGDSSRPALLEHKVFGVEGSSAFLECEPRSLQARVEWTFQRAGVTAHTQVLAEERTERTARGLLLRRLRRRDSGVYLCAAVEQGFTQPLRRLSLHVLSATQAERLARAEEAAPVAPPGPKLWYRDFLQLVEPGGGGSANSLRMCRPQPPLQSLPVESRRKGRNRRTHAPEPRAERGPRSATHW; encoded by the exons ATGAACGACGTGCGCCGGGCCTTCTTGGGACCCTTTGCACACAAGGAGGGGCCCATGCACCAGTGGGTGTCATACCAGGGTCGCGTCCCCTACCCGCGGCCAGGCATG tgcCCCAGCAAGACCTTTGGCACCTTCAGTTCCACCAAGGACTTCCCAGACGATGTCATCCAGTTTGCGCGGAACCACCCCCTCATGTACAACTCTGTCCTGCCTATTGGGGGGCGCCCTCTTTTCCTACAAGTTGGAGCCAATTACACCTTCACTCAAATTGCCGCGGACCGGGTTGCAGCCGCTGACGGACACTATGACGTCCTCTTCATTGGCACAG ACGCTGGCACGGTGCTGAAGGTGATCTCGGTCCCCAAGGGCAGTAGGCCCAGCGCAGAGGGGCTGCTCCTGGAGGAGCTGCACGTGTTTGAG GACTCGGCCGCTGTCACCAGCATGCAAATTTCTTCCAAGAGG CACCAGCTGTACGTAGCCTCGCGGAGCGCGGTGGCCCAGATCGCGTTGCACCGCTGCGCTGCCCACGGCCGCGTCTGCACCGAATGCTGTCTGGCGCGTGACCCCTACTGCGCCTGGGACGGGGTCGCGTGCACGCGCTTCCAGCCCAGTGCCAAGAG GCGGTTCCGGCGGCAAGACGTAAGGAATGGCGACCCCAGCACGTTGTGCTCCGGAG ACTCGTCTCGTCCCGCGCTGCTGGAACACAAGGTGTTCGGCGTGGAGGGCAGCAGCGCCTTTCTGGAGTGTGAGCCCCGCTCGCTGCAGGCGCGCGTGGAGTGGACTTTCCAGCGCGCAGGGGTGACAGCCCACACCCAG GTGCTGGCAGAGGAGCGCACCGAGCGCACCGCCCGGGGACTACTGCTGCGCAGGCTGCGGCGCCGGGACTCGGGCGTGTACTTGTGCGCCGCCGTCGAGCAGGGCTTTACGCAACCGCTGCGTCGCCTGTCGCTGCACGTGTTGAGTGCTACGCAGGCCGAACGGCTGGCGCGGGCCGAGGAGGCGGCGCCTGTCGCGCCGCCGGGCCCCAAACTCTGGTACCGGGACTTTCTACAGCTGGTGGAGCCGGGCGGCGGTGGCAGCGCGAACTCCCTGCGCATGTGCCGCCCGCAGCCTCCGCTGCAGTCACTGCCCGTGGAGTCGCGGAGAAAGGGCCGTAACCGGAGGACCCACGCCCCTGAGCCTCGCGCTGAGCGGGGGCCGCGCAGCGCAACGCACTGGTGA
- the SEMA3B gene encoding semaphorin-3B isoform X2, with amino-acid sequence MGRAGAAAVIPGLALLWAVGLGSAAPSPPRLRLSFQELQAWHGLQTFSLERTCCYEALLVDEERGRLFVGAENHVASLNLDNISKRAKKLAWPAPVEWREECNWAGKDIGTECMNFVKLLHAYNSTHLLACGTGAFHPTCAFVEVGHRAEEPVLRLDPGRIEDGKGKSPYDPRHRSASVLVGEELYSGVAADLMGRDFTIFRSLGQRPSLRTEPHDSRWLNEPKFVKVFWIPESENPDDDKIYFFFRETAVETAPALGRLSVSRVGQICRNDVGGQRSLVNKWTTFLKARLVCSVPGVEGDTHFDQLQDVFLLSSRDHRTPLLYAVFSTSSIFQGSAVCVYSMNDVRRAFLGPFAHKEGPMHQWVSYQGRVPYPRPGMCPSKTFGTFSSTKDFPDDVIQFARNHPLMYNSVLPIGGRPLFLQVGANYTFTQIAADRVAAADGHYDVLFIGTDAGTVLKVISVPKGSRPSAEGLLLEELHVFEDSAAVTSMQISSKRHQLYVASRSAVAQIALHRCAAHGRVCTECCLARDPYCAWDGVACTRFQPSAKRRFRRQDVRNGDPSTLCSGDSSRPALLEHKVFGVEGSSAFLECEPRSLQARVEWTFQRAGVTAHTQVLAEERTERTARGLLLRRLRRRDSGVYLCAAVEQGFTQPLRRLSLHVLSATQAERLARAEEAAPVAPPGPKLWYRDFLQLVEPGGGGSANSLRMCRPQPPLQSLPVESRRKGRNRRTHAPEPRAERGPRSATHW; translated from the exons ATGGGGCGGGCCGGGGCTGCCGCCGTGATCCCGGGCCTGGCCCTGCTCTGGGCAGTGGGGCTGGGGAGTGCCGCCCCCAGCCCCCCACGCCTTCGGCTCTCCTTCCAAG AGCTCCAGGCCTGGCATGGTCTCCAGACTTTCAGCCTGGAGCGAACCTGCTGTTACGAGGCCTTGCTGGTGGATGAGGAGCGTGGACGCCTGTTTGTGGGCGCCGAGAACCATGTGGCCTCCCTCAACCTGGACAATATCAGCAAGCGGGCCAAGAAG CTGGCCTGGCCGGCCCCTGTGGAATGGCGAGAGGAGTGCAACTGGGCAGGGAAGGACATTGGT ACTGAGTGCATGAACTTCGTGAAGTTGCTGCATGCCTACAACAGCACCCATTTGCTGGCCTGTGGCACGGGAGCCTTCCACCCAACCTGTGCCTTTGTGGAAGTGGGCCACCGGGCAGAG GAGCCCGTCCTCCGGCTGGACCCAGGAAGGATAGAGGATGGCAAGGGGAAGAGTCCTTATGACCCCAGGCATCGGTCCGCCTCCGTGCTGGTGG GGGAGGAGCTATACTCAGGGGTGGCAGCAGACCTCATGGGACGAGACTTTACCATCTTTCGCAGCCTAGGGCAACGTCCGAGTCTCCGAACAGAGCCACACGACTCCCGCTGGCTCAATG AGCCCAAGTTTGTCAAGGTATTTTGGATCCCGGAGAGCGAGAACCCAGACGACGACAAAATCTACTTCTTCTTTCGTGAGACGGCGGTAGAGACGGCGCCGGCACTGGGACGCCTGTCCGTGTCCCGCGTTGGCCAGATCTGCCGG AACGACGTGGGCGGCCAgcgcagcctggtcaacaagtgGACGACGTTCCTGAAGGCGCGGCTGGTGTGCTCGGTGCCCGGCGTCGAGGGCGACACCCACTTCGATCAGCTCC AGGATGTGTTTCTGTTGTCCTCGCGGGACCACCGGACCCCGCTGCTCTATGCCGTCTTCTCCACGTCCAG CATCTTCCAGGGCTCTGCGGTGTGCGTGTACAGCATGAACGACGTGCGCCGGGCCTTCTTGGGACCCTTTGCACACAAGGAGGGGCCCATGCACCAGTGGGTGTCATACCAGGGTCGCGTCCCCTACCCGCGGCCAGGCATG tgcCCCAGCAAGACCTTTGGCACCTTCAGTTCCACCAAGGACTTCCCAGACGATGTCATCCAGTTTGCGCGGAACCACCCCCTCATGTACAACTCTGTCCTGCCTATTGGGGGGCGCCCTCTTTTCCTACAAGTTGGAGCCAATTACACCTTCACTCAAATTGCCGCGGACCGGGTTGCAGCCGCTGACGGACACTATGACGTCCTCTTCATTGGCACAG ACGCTGGCACGGTGCTGAAGGTGATCTCGGTCCCCAAGGGCAGTAGGCCCAGCGCAGAGGGGCTGCTCCTGGAGGAGCTGCACGTGTTTGAG GACTCGGCCGCTGTCACCAGCATGCAAATTTCTTCCAAGAGG CACCAGCTGTACGTAGCCTCGCGGAGCGCGGTGGCCCAGATCGCGTTGCACCGCTGCGCTGCCCACGGCCGCGTCTGCACCGAATGCTGTCTGGCGCGTGACCCCTACTGCGCCTGGGACGGGGTCGCGTGCACGCGCTTCCAGCCCAGTGCCAAGAG GCGGTTCCGGCGGCAAGACGTAAGGAATGGCGACCCCAGCACGTTGTGCTCCGGAG ACTCGTCTCGTCCCGCGCTGCTGGAACACAAGGTGTTCGGCGTGGAGGGCAGCAGCGCCTTTCTGGAGTGTGAGCCCCGCTCGCTGCAGGCGCGCGTGGAGTGGACTTTCCAGCGCGCAGGGGTGACAGCCCACACCCAG GTGCTGGCAGAGGAGCGCACCGAGCGCACCGCCCGGGGACTACTGCTGCGCAGGCTGCGGCGCCGGGACTCGGGCGTGTACTTGTGCGCCGCCGTCGAGCAGGGCTTTACGCAACCGCTGCGTCGCCTGTCGCTGCACGTGTTGAGTGCTACGCAGGCCGAACGGCTGGCGCGGGCCGAGGAGGCGGCGCCTGTCGCGCCGCCGGGCCCCAAACTCTGGTACCGGGACTTTCTACAGCTGGTGGAGCCGGGCGGCGGTGGCAGCGCGAACTCCCTGCGCATGTGCCGCCCGCAGCCTCCGCTGCAGTCACTGCCCGTGGAGTCGCGGAGAAAGGGCCGTAACCGGAGGACCCACGCCCCTGAGCCTCGCGCTGAGCGGGGGCCGCGCAGCGCAACGCACTGGTGA
- the GNAI2 gene encoding guanine nucleotide-binding protein G(i) subunit alpha-2 isoform X2, producing the protein MRGAGESGKSTIVKQMKIIHEDGYSEEECRQYRAVVYSNTIQSIMAIVKAMGNLQIDFADPSRADDARQLFALSCTAEEQGVLPDDLSGIIRRLWADHGVQACFGRSREYQLNDSAAYYLNDLERIAQSDYIPTQQDVLRTRVKTTGIVETHFTFKDLHFKMFDVGGQRSERKKWIHCFEGVTAIIFCVALSAYDLVLAEDEEMNRMHESMKLFDSICNNKWFTDTSIILFLNKKDLFEEKITHSPLTICFPEYTGANKYDEAASYIQSKFEDLNKRKDTKEIYTHFTCATDTKNVQFVFDAVTDVIIKNNLKDCGLF; encoded by the exons ATGAGAG GTGCTGGGGAGTCAGGGAAGAGCACCATCGTCAAGCAGATGAA GATCATCCACGAGGACGGCTACTCCGAGGAGGAATGCCGGCAGTACCGGGCGGTTGTCTACAGCAACACCATCCAGTCCATCATGGCCATTGTCAAAGCCATGGGCAACCTGCAGATCGACTTTGCCGACCCCTCCAGAGCA gacgACGCCAGGCAGCTATTTGCACTGTCCTGCACCGCCGAGGAGCAAGGCGTGCTCCCTGATGACCTGTCCGGCATCATCCGGAGGCTCTGGGCTGACCATGGTGTGCAGGCCTGCTTTGGCCGCTCAAGGGAATACCAGCTCAACGACTCAGCTGCCTA CTACCTGAACGACCTGGAGCGTATTGCACAGAGTGACTACATCCCCACACAGCAAGATGTGCTACGGACCCGCGTAAAGACCACGGGGATTGTGGAGACACACTTCACCTTCAAGGACCTACACTTCAA GATGTTTGATGTGGGTGGTCAGCGGTCTGAGCGGAAGAAGTGGATCCACTGCTTTGAGGGCGTCACAGCCATCATCTTCTGCGTAGCCTTGAGCGCCTATGACTTGGTGCTAGCTGAGGACGAGGAGATG AACCGCATGCATGAGAGCATGAAGCTATTCGATAGCATCTGCAACAACAAGTGGTTCACAGACACGTCCATCATCCTCTTCCTCAACAAGAAGGACCTGTTCGAGGAGAAGATCACACACAGTCCCCTGACCATCTGCTTCCCTGAGTACACAG GGGCCAACAAATATGATGAGGCAGCCAGCTACATCCAGAGTAAGTTTGAGGACCTGAATAAGCGCAAAGACACCAAGGAGATCTACACGCACTTCACGTGCGCCACCGACACCAAGAACGTGCAGTTCGTGTTTGACGCCGTCACCGATGTCATCATCAAGAACAACCTGAAGGACTGCGGCCTCTTCTGA
- the GNAI2 gene encoding guanine nucleotide-binding protein G(i) subunit alpha-2 isoform X1: protein MGCTVSAEDKAAAERSKMIDKNLREDGEKAAREVKLLLLGAGESGKSTIVKQMKIIHEDGYSEEECRQYRAVVYSNTIQSIMAIVKAMGNLQIDFADPSRADDARQLFALSCTAEEQGVLPDDLSGIIRRLWADHGVQACFGRSREYQLNDSAAYYLNDLERIAQSDYIPTQQDVLRTRVKTTGIVETHFTFKDLHFKMFDVGGQRSERKKWIHCFEGVTAIIFCVALSAYDLVLAEDEEMNRMHESMKLFDSICNNKWFTDTSIILFLNKKDLFEEKITHSPLTICFPEYTGANKYDEAASYIQSKFEDLNKRKDTKEIYTHFTCATDTKNVQFVFDAVTDVIIKNNLKDCGLF, encoded by the exons ATGGGCTGCACCGTGAGCGCCGAGGACAAGGCGGCGGCCGAGCGCTCTAAGATGATCGACAAGAACCTGCGGGAGGACGGAGAGAAGGCGGCGCGGGAGGTGAAGTTGCTGCTGTTGG GTGCTGGGGAGTCAGGGAAGAGCACCATCGTCAAGCAGATGAA GATCATCCACGAGGACGGCTACTCCGAGGAGGAATGCCGGCAGTACCGGGCGGTTGTCTACAGCAACACCATCCAGTCCATCATGGCCATTGTCAAAGCCATGGGCAACCTGCAGATCGACTTTGCCGACCCCTCCAGAGCA gacgACGCCAGGCAGCTATTTGCACTGTCCTGCACCGCCGAGGAGCAAGGCGTGCTCCCTGATGACCTGTCCGGCATCATCCGGAGGCTCTGGGCTGACCATGGTGTGCAGGCCTGCTTTGGCCGCTCAAGGGAATACCAGCTCAACGACTCAGCTGCCTA CTACCTGAACGACCTGGAGCGTATTGCACAGAGTGACTACATCCCCACACAGCAAGATGTGCTACGGACCCGCGTAAAGACCACGGGGATTGTGGAGACACACTTCACCTTCAAGGACCTACACTTCAA GATGTTTGATGTGGGTGGTCAGCGGTCTGAGCGGAAGAAGTGGATCCACTGCTTTGAGGGCGTCACAGCCATCATCTTCTGCGTAGCCTTGAGCGCCTATGACTTGGTGCTAGCTGAGGACGAGGAGATG AACCGCATGCATGAGAGCATGAAGCTATTCGATAGCATCTGCAACAACAAGTGGTTCACAGACACGTCCATCATCCTCTTCCTCAACAAGAAGGACCTGTTCGAGGAGAAGATCACACACAGTCCCCTGACCATCTGCTTCCCTGAGTACACAG GGGCCAACAAATATGATGAGGCAGCCAGCTACATCCAGAGTAAGTTTGAGGACCTGAATAAGCGCAAAGACACCAAGGAGATCTACACGCACTTCACGTGCGCCACCGACACCAAGAACGTGCAGTTCGTGTTTGACGCCGTCACCGATGTCATCATCAAGAACAACCTGAAGGACTGCGGCCTCTTCTGA
- the SEMA3B gene encoding semaphorin-3B isoform X3 produces the protein MGRDFTIFRSLGQRPSLRTEPHDSRWLNEPKFVKVFWIPESENPDDDKIYFFFRETAVETAPALGRLSVSRVGQICRNDVGGQRSLVNKWTTFLKARLVCSVPGVEGDTHFDQLQDVFLLSSRDHRTPLLYAVFSTSSSIFQGSAVCVYSMNDVRRAFLGPFAHKEGPMHQWVSYQGRVPYPRPGMCPSKTFGTFSSTKDFPDDVIQFARNHPLMYNSVLPIGGRPLFLQVGANYTFTQIAADRVAAADGHYDVLFIGTDAGTVLKVISVPKGSRPSAEGLLLEELHVFEDSAAVTSMQISSKRHQLYVASRSAVAQIALHRCAAHGRVCTECCLARDPYCAWDGVACTRFQPSAKRRFRRQDVRNGDPSTLCSGDSSRPALLEHKVFGVEGSSAFLECEPRSLQARVEWTFQRAGVTAHTQVLAEERTERTARGLLLRRLRRRDSGVYLCAAVEQGFTQPLRRLSLHVLSATQAERLARAEEAAPVAPPGPKLWYRDFLQLVEPGGGGSANSLRMCRPQPPLQSLPVESRRKGRNRRTHAPEPRAERGPRSATHW, from the exons ATGGGACGAGACTTTACCATCTTTCGCAGCCTAGGGCAACGTCCGAGTCTCCGAACAGAGCCACACGACTCCCGCTGGCTCAATG AGCCCAAGTTTGTCAAGGTATTTTGGATCCCGGAGAGCGAGAACCCAGACGACGACAAAATCTACTTCTTCTTTCGTGAGACGGCGGTAGAGACGGCGCCGGCACTGGGACGCCTGTCCGTGTCCCGCGTTGGCCAGATCTGCCGG AACGACGTGGGCGGCCAgcgcagcctggtcaacaagtgGACGACGTTCCTGAAGGCGCGGCTGGTGTGCTCGGTGCCCGGCGTCGAGGGCGACACCCACTTCGATCAGCTCC AGGATGTGTTTCTGTTGTCCTCGCGGGACCACCGGACCCCGCTGCTCTATGCCGTCTTCTCCACGTCCAG CAGCATCTTCCAGGGCTCTGCGGTGTGCGTGTACAGCATGAACGACGTGCGCCGGGCCTTCTTGGGACCCTTTGCACACAAGGAGGGGCCCATGCACCAGTGGGTGTCATACCAGGGTCGCGTCCCCTACCCGCGGCCAGGCATG tgcCCCAGCAAGACCTTTGGCACCTTCAGTTCCACCAAGGACTTCCCAGACGATGTCATCCAGTTTGCGCGGAACCACCCCCTCATGTACAACTCTGTCCTGCCTATTGGGGGGCGCCCTCTTTTCCTACAAGTTGGAGCCAATTACACCTTCACTCAAATTGCCGCGGACCGGGTTGCAGCCGCTGACGGACACTATGACGTCCTCTTCATTGGCACAG ACGCTGGCACGGTGCTGAAGGTGATCTCGGTCCCCAAGGGCAGTAGGCCCAGCGCAGAGGGGCTGCTCCTGGAGGAGCTGCACGTGTTTGAG GACTCGGCCGCTGTCACCAGCATGCAAATTTCTTCCAAGAGG CACCAGCTGTACGTAGCCTCGCGGAGCGCGGTGGCCCAGATCGCGTTGCACCGCTGCGCTGCCCACGGCCGCGTCTGCACCGAATGCTGTCTGGCGCGTGACCCCTACTGCGCCTGGGACGGGGTCGCGTGCACGCGCTTCCAGCCCAGTGCCAAGAG GCGGTTCCGGCGGCAAGACGTAAGGAATGGCGACCCCAGCACGTTGTGCTCCGGAG ACTCGTCTCGTCCCGCGCTGCTGGAACACAAGGTGTTCGGCGTGGAGGGCAGCAGCGCCTTTCTGGAGTGTGAGCCCCGCTCGCTGCAGGCGCGCGTGGAGTGGACTTTCCAGCGCGCAGGGGTGACAGCCCACACCCAG GTGCTGGCAGAGGAGCGCACCGAGCGCACCGCCCGGGGACTACTGCTGCGCAGGCTGCGGCGCCGGGACTCGGGCGTGTACTTGTGCGCCGCCGTCGAGCAGGGCTTTACGCAACCGCTGCGTCGCCTGTCGCTGCACGTGTTGAGTGCTACGCAGGCCGAACGGCTGGCGCGGGCCGAGGAGGCGGCGCCTGTCGCGCCGCCGGGCCCCAAACTCTGGTACCGGGACTTTCTACAGCTGGTGGAGCCGGGCGGCGGTGGCAGCGCGAACTCCCTGCGCATGTGCCGCCCGCAGCCTCCGCTGCAGTCACTGCCCGTGGAGTCGCGGAGAAAGGGCCGTAACCGGAGGACCCACGCCCCTGAGCCTCGCGCTGAGCGGGGGCCGCGCAGCGCAACGCACTGGTGA